A genomic region of Mycobacterium sp. Aquia_213 contains the following coding sequences:
- a CDS encoding SRPBCC family protein, with the protein MDGDTVSVERVIKASPNRVFALLADAGKHASFDGSESVNRCSQESLPLTMGSTFGMAMRGRKETLFIPYRTTNTVIEYEPDRRIAWKTTAIGGRVGGRIWRYELSPAPEGTEGTLVRETWDVSQDKQKAMITSGSMPSRTEAGIRATLDRIATLLEG; encoded by the coding sequence ATGGACGGAGACACGGTCAGCGTCGAGCGGGTCATCAAAGCGTCGCCGAACAGGGTTTTTGCCCTGCTGGCCGACGCCGGCAAACATGCCAGCTTCGACGGTTCGGAATCAGTGAATCGGTGTTCGCAGGAGTCGCTTCCGCTGACGATGGGTTCGACGTTCGGGATGGCGATGCGGGGCCGCAAGGAGACGCTGTTCATCCCCTACCGCACCACCAACACCGTCATCGAGTACGAACCGGACCGGCGCATCGCATGGAAAACCACCGCGATAGGCGGTCGGGTGGGTGGCCGCATCTGGCGCTACGAGCTGAGTCCGGCCCCGGAAGGCACCGAAGGCACGCTGGTCCGCGAAACCTGGGATGTGTCGCAAGACAAGCAGAAGGCGATGATCACCAGCGGCTCGATGCCCAGCCGGACCGAGGCCGGCATCCGCGCGACCCTGGACCGGATCGCGACGCTCCTCGAAGGCTAG
- the mddA gene encoding methanethiol S-methyltransferase has protein sequence MSRYLTICYGAVAYLLFLVSFTYAIGFVGNIWVPRSVDHALGAPVGLAVLIDVLLLGVFAIQHSVMARPAFKRWWTRFVPASIERSTYVVLASAALLLLYWQWRTLPDVVWDVRLPAARVALWALFWLGWATVFFSSFMVSHFDLFGLRQVYLAWRGKPYRDLDFRVRYLYRLVRHPLMLGFLIAFWSTPTMTVGHLLFSVATTGYILVAVRLEEHDLVDSLGEQYLAYRREVPALVPGTRRHPHATAGQH, from the coding sequence ATGAGTCGATATTTGACAATCTGTTACGGCGCAGTGGCTTATCTGCTTTTCCTGGTGTCGTTTACCTACGCGATCGGATTCGTCGGCAACATCTGGGTGCCGCGCAGTGTCGACCACGCGCTCGGCGCGCCGGTCGGCCTGGCGGTGCTGATCGACGTACTCCTGCTTGGTGTTTTCGCGATTCAGCACAGCGTGATGGCTCGGCCGGCATTCAAGAGATGGTGGACGCGATTCGTGCCCGCATCGATCGAGCGCAGCACCTACGTGGTCCTGGCAAGTGCCGCGCTGTTGCTGCTCTACTGGCAGTGGCGCACACTTCCGGACGTCGTGTGGGACGTGCGTCTGCCGGCGGCACGCGTGGCGCTGTGGGCGTTGTTCTGGCTGGGATGGGCGACCGTGTTCTTCTCGTCCTTCATGGTCAGCCACTTCGACCTGTTCGGCTTGCGGCAGGTATACCTGGCCTGGCGTGGAAAACCGTACCGCGACTTGGACTTTCGCGTTCGGTACCTGTACCGGTTGGTGCGTCACCCGCTGATGCTGGGATTCCTGATCGCATTCTGGTCGACGCCCACGATGACGGTCGGGCATCTGCTGTTCAGTGTCGCCACAACGGGTTACATCCTGGTCGCCGTGCGGCTGGAGGAACACGACCTGGTCGACTCGCTGGGCGAGCAATACCTTGCCTACCGCCGCGAGGTGCCCGCGCTGGTGCCCGGGACACGCCGGCACCCGCACGCGACGGCAGGCCAGCACTAG
- the secA gene encoding preprotein translocase subunit SecA: MLSKLLRLGEGRMVKRLRKVADYVNTLSDDVEKLTDAELRAKTDEFRKRLDDGEDLDDLLPEAFAVAREAAWRVLDQRPFDVQVMGAAALHLGNVAEMKTGEGKTLTCVLPAYLNALAGKGVHVVTVNDYLAKRDSEWMGRVHRFLGLEVGVILANMTPDERRVAYNADITYGTNNEFGFDYLRDNMAHSVDDMVQRGHTYAIVDEVDSILIDEARTPLIISGPADGASNWYLEFARLAPLMEKDTHYEVDLRKRTVGVHELGVEFVEDQLGIDNLYEAANSPLVSYLNNALKAKELFNRDKDYIVRDGEVLIVDEFTGRVLIGRRYNEGMHQAIEAKEHVEIKAENQTLATITLQNYFRLYDKLAGMTGTAQTEAAELHEIYKLGVVPIPTNKDMIREDQSDLIYKTEEAKYIAVVDDVSERYEKGQPVLIGTTSVERSEYLSRQFQKRRIPHNVLNAKYHEQEAGIIAVAGRRGGITVATNMAGRGTDIVLGGNVDFLADQRLRERGLDPVETPEEYEAAWHEELPKVKEEANAEATEVIEAGGLYVLGTERHESRRIDNQLRGRSGRQGDPGESRFYLSLGDELMRRFNGAALESLLTRLNLPDDVPIEAKMVTRAIKSAQTQVEQQNFEVRKNVLKYDEVMNQQRKVIYAERKRILEGENLQEQAFDMVRDVITAYVDGATAEGYAEDWDLEALWSALKTLYPVGIDHESLTHRDADSEHDDLTREELLDALVKDAERAYATRESELEEIAGEGAMRQLERNVLLNVIDRKWREHLYEMDYLKEGIGLRAMAQRDPLVEYQREGYDMFMAMLDGMKEESVGFLFNVTVEAVPAPQVAPVQTPEGLAEFAAAAAAAEQQQGDTSAAPAPVREPAPSTLRAKGIDNEAPALTYSGPAEDGSAEVQRNGGGAQKTSAGVPAGASRRERRAAARQQGRGAKPPKSVKKR, from the coding sequence GTGCTGTCGAAGTTGTTGCGCCTCGGTGAAGGTCGCATGGTCAAGCGCCTCAGGAAGGTGGCTGACTATGTCAACACCTTGTCCGACGACGTCGAGAAACTGACCGACGCCGAGCTGCGAGCCAAGACCGACGAGTTCCGCAAGCGCCTGGATGACGGCGAAGACCTCGACGACCTGCTGCCCGAGGCGTTCGCGGTGGCCCGCGAAGCGGCCTGGCGGGTGCTCGATCAACGTCCCTTCGACGTCCAGGTGATGGGCGCCGCGGCCCTGCATCTCGGCAACGTGGCCGAGATGAAGACCGGTGAGGGCAAGACGCTGACCTGTGTGCTGCCGGCGTACCTCAACGCGCTGGCGGGCAAGGGCGTGCACGTCGTCACCGTCAACGACTACCTGGCCAAACGTGACAGCGAGTGGATGGGCCGGGTGCACCGCTTCCTCGGCCTGGAGGTCGGGGTGATCCTGGCCAACATGACCCCCGACGAGCGCCGGGTCGCCTACAACGCCGACATCACCTACGGCACCAACAACGAGTTCGGCTTCGACTACCTGCGCGACAACATGGCGCACTCGGTCGACGACATGGTCCAGCGCGGACACACCTACGCGATCGTCGACGAGGTGGACTCGATCCTGATCGACGAGGCCCGCACGCCGCTGATCATCTCCGGGCCCGCCGACGGCGCCTCCAACTGGTATCTCGAGTTCGCCCGGTTGGCTCCGCTGATGGAAAAGGACACCCACTACGAGGTGGACCTGCGCAAACGCACCGTCGGTGTGCACGAGCTCGGGGTGGAGTTCGTCGAGGACCAGCTGGGCATCGACAACCTCTACGAGGCCGCGAACTCGCCGCTGGTCAGCTATCTGAACAACGCGCTGAAGGCCAAGGAGCTGTTCAACCGCGACAAGGACTACATCGTCCGGGACGGCGAGGTCCTGATCGTCGACGAATTCACCGGTCGCGTGCTGATCGGCCGTCGCTACAACGAAGGCATGCACCAGGCCATCGAGGCCAAGGAGCACGTCGAGATCAAGGCCGAAAACCAGACGCTGGCCACGATCACGCTGCAGAACTACTTCCGGCTCTACGACAAGCTGGCCGGCATGACCGGTACCGCCCAGACCGAGGCGGCCGAGCTGCACGAGATCTACAAGCTCGGTGTGGTCCCCATCCCGACCAACAAGGACATGATCCGCGAAGACCAGTCCGACCTGATCTACAAGACCGAGGAAGCCAAGTACATCGCGGTCGTCGACGACGTCTCCGAGCGCTACGAGAAGGGCCAGCCGGTCCTGATCGGTACCACCAGCGTCGAGCGCTCGGAGTACCTGTCTCGGCAGTTCCAGAAGCGCCGCATCCCGCACAACGTCCTCAACGCGAAGTATCACGAGCAGGAAGCCGGCATCATCGCGGTGGCCGGGCGCCGGGGCGGCATCACCGTCGCCACCAACATGGCCGGCCGCGGTACGGACATCGTGCTGGGCGGCAACGTCGACTTCCTCGCCGACCAGCGGCTGCGGGAGCGCGGTCTGGACCCGGTGGAGACGCCCGAGGAGTACGAAGCAGCCTGGCACGAGGAACTGCCCAAGGTCAAAGAAGAAGCCAACGCCGAGGCCACCGAGGTGATCGAGGCCGGCGGGCTGTACGTGCTGGGCACCGAACGCCACGAGTCGCGCCGCATCGACAACCAGCTGCGCGGCCGTTCCGGCCGGCAGGGCGACCCGGGCGAGTCACGCTTCTACCTGTCGCTGGGTGACGAGTTGATGCGCCGCTTCAACGGCGCCGCCCTGGAATCGTTGTTGACGAGGCTGAACCTGCCCGACGACGTGCCGATCGAAGCCAAGATGGTCACCCGCGCCATCAAGAGCGCCCAAACTCAGGTCGAGCAGCAGAACTTCGAGGTCCGCAAGAACGTCCTCAAGTACGACGAGGTGATGAACCAGCAGCGCAAGGTGATCTACGCCGAGCGCAAGCGCATTCTCGAGGGCGAAAACCTGCAGGAGCAGGCGTTCGACATGGTCCGCGATGTCATCACCGCTTATGTGGACGGCGCGACGGCCGAAGGCTATGCCGAGGATTGGGACCTCGAAGCGTTGTGGTCGGCGCTCAAGACGCTCTACCCGGTCGGGATCGACCACGAGTCGCTCACGCACCGAGACGCCGACTCCGAGCACGACGATCTCACCCGTGAAGAGCTGCTCGATGCTCTCGTCAAAGATGCCGAACGGGCTTATGCCACAAGGGAATCCGAGCTGGAAGAAATCGCCGGCGAGGGCGCGATGCGGCAGCTGGAACGCAACGTGTTGCTCAACGTGATCGACCGCAAGTGGCGCGAGCACCTCTACGAGATGGACTATCTCAAGGAGGGCATCGGGCTGCGCGCGATGGCGCAGCGCGACCCGCTGGTCGAATACCAGCGCGAGGGTTACGACATGTTCATGGCCATGCTCGACGGCATGAAAGAGGAGTCGGTCGGCTTCTTGTTCAACGTCACGGTGGAGGCGGTACCCGCTCCGCAGGTCGCGCCGGTGCAAACGCCGGAGGGGCTGGCGGAATTCGCGGCTGCCGCCGCGGCCGCCGAACAGCAGCAAGGCGACACCAGTGCCGCGCCCGCCCCGGTGCGTGAGCCTGCGCCAAGCACGTTGCGCGCCAAGGGTATTGACAACGAGGCCCCCGCTCTGACGTATTCCGGTCCGGCCGAGGACGGTTCGGCGGAAGTCCAGCGCAACGGCGGTGGCGCGCAGAAGACTTCGGCCGGCGTGCCCGCCGGCGCCAGCAGGCGCGAGCGCCGCGCCGCCGCCCGCCAACAAGGCCGGGGTGCCAAGCCGCCGAAGTCGGTCAAGAAGCGCTAG
- a CDS encoding cation:proton antiporter regulatory subunit has protein sequence MDVKEVLLPGVGLRYEFISHKGDRIGIIARRGGDFDVVLYGSDDPDQARPVFHLTDEEADTMAQILGAPRIAERFTELTREVPGLEAGQVHIEPGSPFVDKPLGDTHARTRTGASIVAIVRDEDVLASPGPAEMLRERDVLIVIGTEEGIAAVEQIVDKG, from the coding sequence ATGGATGTCAAGGAGGTGTTGCTGCCGGGCGTCGGTTTGCGATACGAGTTCATCAGCCACAAGGGCGACCGGATCGGCATCATCGCGCGGCGCGGCGGCGACTTCGACGTCGTGCTGTACGGCTCCGACGATCCGGACCAGGCCCGGCCGGTGTTCCATCTCACCGACGAAGAGGCCGACACCATGGCCCAGATTCTGGGCGCTCCCCGCATTGCCGAGCGGTTCACCGAGCTCACCCGTGAAGTGCCCGGCCTCGAGGCGGGCCAGGTCCATATCGAGCCGGGCAGCCCGTTCGTCGACAAGCCGTTGGGGGACACCCACGCTCGCACCCGCACCGGGGCCTCGATCGTCGCGATCGTGCGCGACGAGGATGTGCTCGCCTCGCCCGGGCCGGCCGAGATGCTGAGGGAGCGAGACGTTTTGATAGTCATCGGCACCGAAGAGGGCATTGCCGCAGTCGAGCAGATCGTCGACAAGGGCTGA
- a CDS encoding HD domain-containing phosphohydrolase produces MASHLADPAPAGEAPSRAELLAALSVAIDLGLGQPAEHMLRAAMIATRLADRMGLTDAQRDCVYYTTLVMWIGCHADSHEYARWFGDDIAVRHDSYLVDWSGLPYWRFLVGNIGRGQPLTQRLTIMATLFANARGQLSRLIHSHCTSAALLADRIGLGPDVQASLAFAFERYDGGGLPAGARGDEIPIQMRVAQLAEMVEVHHRTYGVEGAVAMARSRRGGQFDPKVVDTFIHYADAILAGPGPGDAWAAAVREAPDRHQRLDDKALDALLVAFGDFVDLKCPFTLGHSRAVAGLAGDAALAAGVDAGSAALTRRAGHVHDLGRIGVSNQIWSKPGSLTAGEFERVRLHPYLTARILNQVPGLGRLAEVAGNHHECLNGSGYPRGLAGAALSLPDRILAAAVSYQSACEPRPYRDELSPGSATRRLHERVSAGELDPVAVEAVLRAAGQPAQRPKPRPGGLTPREIEVLRLVARGASNKEIAAALVISEKTARNHVERTYAKIGVSNRIGASMYALQQGLSAPTTEN; encoded by the coding sequence ATGGCGTCGCACCTAGCCGATCCGGCGCCGGCGGGCGAGGCGCCCAGCCGGGCCGAGCTGCTGGCGGCGCTCTCGGTGGCGATCGACCTCGGCCTGGGGCAGCCCGCCGAGCACATGCTGCGCGCGGCGATGATCGCGACTCGGCTCGCGGATCGCATGGGGCTCACCGACGCGCAACGGGATTGCGTCTACTACACGACGTTGGTCATGTGGATCGGCTGTCATGCCGACTCCCACGAATACGCGCGGTGGTTCGGCGACGACATTGCGGTACGGCATGACTCATACCTGGTCGACTGGTCGGGACTGCCGTACTGGCGGTTCCTGGTGGGCAACATTGGTCGTGGTCAGCCGTTGACGCAGCGGCTGACCATCATGGCAACGCTGTTCGCCAATGCGCGCGGGCAATTGTCCCGGCTGATCCATTCGCATTGCACCTCCGCGGCGCTGCTGGCGGATCGCATCGGCCTGGGCCCCGACGTCCAGGCGTCGCTCGCATTCGCCTTCGAGCGCTACGACGGCGGCGGCCTGCCCGCCGGGGCCCGCGGCGACGAGATTCCGATACAGATGCGCGTCGCCCAGCTCGCCGAAATGGTCGAGGTGCATCACCGCACCTACGGGGTGGAGGGCGCCGTGGCGATGGCGCGTAGCCGCCGCGGTGGCCAGTTCGACCCGAAGGTCGTCGACACGTTCATCCACTACGCCGACGCGATCCTGGCCGGCCCGGGCCCCGGCGATGCCTGGGCCGCGGCAGTGCGCGAGGCGCCCGACCGCCACCAACGGCTGGACGACAAGGCGCTGGACGCACTTCTTGTCGCGTTCGGCGACTTCGTCGATCTCAAATGTCCTTTCACCCTTGGTCATTCGCGTGCGGTGGCCGGCCTGGCCGGCGACGCCGCGCTCGCGGCCGGCGTCGACGCCGGCTCGGCGGCCCTGACCCGACGTGCGGGCCACGTTCACGACCTGGGCCGCATCGGTGTGTCGAACCAAATCTGGTCCAAGCCAGGGTCGTTGACCGCGGGTGAGTTCGAGCGGGTGCGGCTGCATCCCTATCTGACCGCCAGGATCCTCAATCAGGTCCCCGGCTTGGGGCGGCTGGCCGAAGTCGCCGGAAACCACCATGAATGCCTGAACGGATCGGGATACCCGCGCGGGCTGGCCGGGGCCGCGCTGAGCCTGCCCGATCGTATCCTCGCGGCCGCGGTCAGTTACCAATCCGCTTGTGAACCAAGGCCGTACCGCGACGAGCTGTCACCCGGCTCGGCGACCCGGCGGCTGCACGAGCGGGTGAGCGCCGGTGAACTCGACCCCGTCGCCGTCGAGGCGGTGCTGCGCGCGGCGGGCCAGCCCGCCCAACGGCCCAAGCCCCGTCCGGGCGGGCTCACCCCGCGCGAGATCGAAGTGCTGCGCCTGGTCGCGCGCGGCGCGTCCAACAAGGAAATCGCGGCCGCGTTGGTGATCAGCGAGAAGACCGCCCGCAACCATGTGGAGAGGACGTACGCCAAGATCGGCGTCTCAAATCGCATCGGCGCCAGCATGTATGCCTTACAACAGGGGTTGTCAGCACCAACAACTGAAAATTGA
- a CDS encoding ComF family protein translates to MLDLILPLECGGCRTASTRWCDACAMELAVKPDEPHLISPRVDPRAPVFALGRYAGARRQAILAMKEHGRDDLVGPLAQALALGVHRLLAWGIVETPLTIVPAPSRRSAARRRGGDPVARLAHAAVARHPDVTVAAALRMKALTRDSVGLGTAERERNVAGRVLLRGRRPRTEVLLVDDIVTTGATAAESVRVLSAAGVCVTAVLAIAVA, encoded by the coding sequence GTGCTCGATTTGATCCTGCCGCTGGAATGCGGCGGCTGCCGGACGGCGTCGACCCGCTGGTGCGATGCGTGCGCCATGGAGCTCGCCGTCAAGCCCGACGAACCGCACCTGATCAGTCCGCGCGTCGACCCGCGAGCGCCGGTGTTTGCACTCGGGCGCTACGCCGGTGCCCGTCGCCAGGCGATTCTCGCGATGAAGGAGCACGGGCGCGACGACCTCGTCGGCCCGCTGGCCCAGGCGCTGGCCCTCGGCGTACACCGGTTGCTGGCCTGGGGCATCGTCGAGACCCCGTTGACGATCGTGCCCGCGCCGTCCCGGCGCTCGGCGGCACGACGGCGCGGCGGCGACCCCGTCGCCCGTCTGGCGCACGCCGCGGTGGCCCGGCATCCGGACGTCACCGTCGCCGCGGCATTGCGGATGAAAGCGCTGACCCGCGACTCGGTGGGCCTCGGCACCGCCGAGCGCGAGCGCAACGTCGCGGGCCGGGTGCTGCTGCGCGGCCGGCGACCGCGCACCGAGGTCCTGCTCGTCGACGACATCGTCACCACCGGCGCGACGGCAGCTGAGTCGGTCCGGGTCTTGTCGGCCGCGGGAGTGTGCGTGACGGCCGTGCTGGCGATCGCGGTCGCCTGA
- the hpf gene encoding ribosome hibernation-promoting factor, HPF/YfiA family — translation MSRLTVDSTQLLDEPPARIDAQEPTATAEVVFKGRNVEIPDHFRVYVSQKLARLERFDKTIYLFDVELKHERNRRQRKSCQRVEITARGRGPVVRGEACADSFYSALESAVVRLESRLRRGKDRRKVHYGEKTPVSLAEATAVAPPPEKALRNHVEPHQHEGGDDDGDHQPGRVVRTKEHQGTPMSVDDALYEMELVGHDFFLFYDKQTERPSVVYRRHAYDYGLIRLS, via the coding sequence ATGTCAAGGCTAACCGTGGATTCCACTCAGCTTCTGGACGAACCACCGGCGAGGATCGACGCGCAGGAACCGACGGCAACCGCCGAGGTGGTGTTCAAGGGCCGCAACGTCGAGATCCCCGATCACTTCCGCGTCTACGTCTCGCAGAAACTCGCCCGCTTGGAGCGATTCGACAAAACCATCTACCTCTTCGACGTCGAACTCAAGCATGAACGCAACCGTCGCCAACGTAAGTCCTGTCAGCGCGTGGAGATCACCGCGCGGGGCCGTGGGCCGGTAGTCCGCGGCGAGGCGTGCGCCGACAGCTTCTATTCCGCGCTCGAGTCCGCGGTGGTCCGGCTGGAGAGCCGCCTGCGCCGCGGCAAGGATCGCCGCAAGGTGCACTACGGCGAAAAGACCCCCGTTTCCCTGGCGGAGGCCACCGCGGTGGCCCCGCCGCCGGAGAAGGCCCTGCGCAACCACGTGGAGCCGCACCAGCACGAGGGCGGCGACGACGATGGAGACCACCAGCCGGGGCGGGTGGTGCGCACCAAGGAACACCAGGGGACCCCGATGTCGGTCGACGACGCGCTCTACGAGATGGAGCTGGTCGGGCACGACTTCTTCTTGTTCTACGACAAGCAGACCGAGCGGCCGTCCGTCGTCTATCGCCGTCACGCCTACGACTACGGACTGATCAGGCTTTCCTGA